A stretch of the Sulfuricurvum sp. genome encodes the following:
- a CDS encoding response regulator transcription factor, which translates to MSTKILLLEDDLLFGESIMDLLEEEGFEMVYCRNGQEALDETYKNHFDLYLLDINVPLIDGLSLLKELRRANDTTPTIYLTSHQEIETLSQAFEIGADDYLKKPFNTDELLVRIHALLRRSKGKNRLCIGELCLDELHKCILLGGKEIPFSLKEYQLMSLFIRNAGEIVTKEMIMDTLWSPSEMISDGAIRVYVNRLKQEIGSESIVNIRGVGYRLVS; encoded by the coding sequence GTGTCGACTAAAATTTTGCTTCTCGAAGACGATTTGCTGTTCGGTGAATCGATTATGGACCTCCTTGAAGAGGAGGGATTCGAAATGGTTTATTGCCGTAACGGGCAAGAAGCGTTGGATGAAACGTACAAAAACCATTTTGATCTTTATCTTTTGGATATTAATGTTCCGCTGATAGACGGTTTGTCGCTTTTAAAAGAGCTGCGCCGTGCAAATGACACCACACCTACGATCTATCTGACGTCTCATCAAGAGATTGAAACACTTTCACAGGCATTTGAAATCGGTGCGGACGATTATCTCAAAAAACCGTTCAATACCGATGAACTCTTGGTTCGTATACACGCTTTATTACGCCGAAGCAAAGGAAAAAACCGTTTGTGTATCGGAGAGTTGTGTTTGGATGAATTGCACAAGTGTATTTTGTTAGGGGGAAAAGAGATCCCTTTCTCGCTAAAAGAATACCAGTTGATGTCCCTTTTTATACGCAATGCCGGAGAAATTGTGACGAAAGAGATGATTATGGATACCCTCTGGAGCCCTTCTGAGATGATCAGTGACGGAGCGATACGGGTTTATGTGAACCGTCTCAAACAAGAGATCGGCAGTGAGTCGATTGTTAATATACGCGGGGTAGGATATCGTCTTGTTTCGTAG
- a CDS encoding HAMP domain-containing sensor histidine kinase, whose protein sequence is MFRSFTIALASLYVTTTAILITGIYYVHQILGVQHWGIIVFVSLIITLVAGGVLAKIAITPLREHFEHLERFSKETLHELNLPINTITANVQMLRKTHDDEKSLKRLERIETAAEMLKERYNELDYLIKKQTEREQIESFELRDVIEERLGFLRALYPAVEWEVVLESCDVSLDRIGFGKVIDNLVENGVKYSPHNPHITITLYNCVLSICDQGIGMDEITLMRIYDRYFQNDTTIPGYGIGLSLVKRYCDRHHINLHVSSKVGEGTCVKLEFKKKEKNGKQ, encoded by the coding sequence TTGTTTCGTAGTTTCACCATTGCATTGGCTTCGCTATATGTGACGACAACCGCTATTTTGATCACCGGAATCTATTACGTTCATCAGATATTGGGTGTTCAGCATTGGGGAATTATCGTATTTGTTTCTTTGATTATAACTCTTGTTGCAGGGGGTGTTTTGGCTAAAATCGCGATCACACCGTTGAGGGAGCATTTTGAGCATTTGGAACGATTTTCGAAAGAGACATTGCATGAGTTGAATCTTCCGATCAATACGATCACAGCCAATGTCCAAATGCTCCGTAAAACGCATGATGACGAAAAGTCTTTAAAACGGCTTGAGCGTATCGAGACAGCGGCAGAGATGTTGAAAGAACGATATAACGAACTCGATTATTTGATCAAAAAACAGACGGAACGTGAACAGATCGAATCTTTTGAACTCCGTGATGTGATAGAGGAGCGTTTGGGATTTTTGCGTGCTCTTTATCCTGCCGTGGAGTGGGAAGTTGTTTTGGAATCATGCGACGTCAGTCTGGACCGAATCGGATTTGGGAAAGTGATCGATAATTTAGTCGAAAACGGCGTTAAATACTCTCCTCACAATCCGCATATTACTATTACGCTGTACAATTGCGTTCTGAGCATTTGTGATCAGGGAATCGGTATGGATGAGATTACTTTGATGCGAATCTATGATCGTTATTTCCAAAATGATACTACAATACCGGGATATGGAATCGGGCTGAGTCTTGTGAAACGGTATTGTGATCGTCATCATATTAATCTGCATGTTTCTTCCAAAGTTGGAGAAGGGACATGCGTCAAACTTGAATTCAAAAAAAAGGAAAAAAATGGAAAACAGTAG
- the exbB gene encoding TonB-system energizer ExbB has product MENSSWLEFAHSAVDYGIIGILVLMSIVSLWLFIERMMAYGAVRVGDYETKEELELDLGNNVSTIATIGSNAPYVGLLGTVLGIMITFYTLGDVGAVDPKKIMTGLALALKATAMGLVVAIPAIVFYNILLRKMERLLAQWDINAHQKRG; this is encoded by the coding sequence ATGGAAAACAGTAGTTGGCTGGAGTTTGCACATTCGGCTGTGGATTATGGGATTATCGGCATATTGGTACTCATGAGTATCGTCTCGTTGTGGCTTTTTATTGAGCGGATGATGGCATACGGAGCCGTTCGTGTCGGAGATTATGAGACGAAAGAGGAATTGGAACTGGATTTAGGGAACAATGTCAGTACGATTGCTACCATCGGATCGAACGCACCTTATGTCGGACTGCTTGGAACTGTTTTGGGGATTATGATCACCTTTTATACCCTCGGTGATGTCGGTGCGGTTGATCCGAAGAAAATCATGACGGGGCTTGCTCTTGCGCTCAAAGCGACTGCAATGGGTCTTGTCGTTGCAATCCCTGCTATCGTGTTTTACAATATTTTGCTCCGTAAAATGGAACGTCTTTTAGCTCAGTGGGATATCAACGCTCACCAAAAACGAGGGTAA
- a CDS encoding biopolymer transporter ExbD: MRMKRIDTINVIPFIDIMLVLLVMVLTTATFIRTGLIPVDLPEAKGTAAEHKPSEMKLTIKKDGTLWVDEKTQVSLAEFEKRVSEGGKNMTVVLYSDKEAAFQNFVGVMDVLKRLGHEQLYIVTDKQK, translated from the coding sequence ATGAGAATGAAGCGTATCGATACGATAAATGTTATCCCGTTCATCGATATTATGCTGGTCCTTTTGGTGATGGTTTTGACTACCGCTACGTTTATCCGAACAGGACTTATCCCGGTCGATCTTCCCGAAGCCAAAGGGACGGCAGCGGAGCATAAACCGAGTGAAATGAAACTGACGATCAAAAAAGACGGGACTTTGTGGGTCGATGAAAAAACGCAGGTAAGTCTGGCAGAATTTGAGAAGCGTGTGAGCGAAGGCGGAAAGAATATGACGGTGGTCCTTTACAGTGATAAAGAAGCGGCATTTCAAAATTTTGTCGGAGTCATGGATGTCTTAAAACGACTCGGACACGAGCAGCTTTATATCGTCACTGACAAGCAGAAATAG
- a CDS encoding 2OG-Fe(II) oxygenase, which translates to MHQISNYVYARDELLAMDIPTKRLPNPYHDFPYMVIEGVLSPAECRAITAAALEDKEAVQAELRGRSLDTAIRKTDIHTLSLEHRAVYDCRFEAVRKEIEDFFALSLSTSTDVQVLGYESGSFYVKHSDDASELQNRDGHTVGFHTVAPERKLTTVLFTTSYTPNPTDTDHFSGGELLFNYLCDEGGNTITLRPEAGDMVVFFSNPYFSHEVLPVKSGYRLSLVQWHNAHS; encoded by the coding sequence GTGCATCAAATCAGCAACTACGTTTACGCGCGGGATGAATTGCTTGCAATGGATATCCCTACCAAGCGACTTCCGAATCCTTATCATGATTTCCCGTATATGGTTATCGAGGGGGTTTTGAGTCCTGCCGAATGTCGTGCCATTACCGCAGCGGCATTAGAGGATAAAGAAGCGGTTCAGGCAGAATTACGGGGACGTTCACTCGATACTGCTATTCGTAAAACCGATATTCATACACTTTCATTGGAACATCGAGCTGTGTATGACTGCCGTTTTGAAGCGGTAAGAAAAGAGATTGAAGATTTTTTTGCCCTTTCCCTCAGTACTTCGACCGATGTCCAAGTATTGGGGTATGAGAGCGGATCGTTTTATGTCAAGCACAGTGACGATGCGAGCGAACTGCAAAATCGCGATGGACATACTGTCGGATTTCATACCGTTGCCCCTGAGCGAAAACTCACGACGGTATTATTTACCACCTCCTACACCCCCAATCCTACGGATACCGATCATTTCAGCGGAGGCGAACTTCTTTTTAACTACCTGTGTGACGAGGGAGGAAATACGATCACTTTGCGCCCGGAAGCAGGGGATATGGTAGTGTTTTTCAGCAACCCCTATTTTTCTCATGAAGTCCTACCCGTAAAATCAGGATACCGTCTCAGCCTAGTACAATGGCATAATGCCCACAGTTAA
- a CDS encoding DUF475 domain-containing protein codes for MRYFYTSFIILAIGLIAGYFLGGFEGVYIAALLVVLEISLSFDNAVVNAKILETMEPVWQERFILFGMPIAVFGMRLLFPLAIVSIVTGMGLFETLQVAMDEPHRYEAILKTTETTIFAFGGAFLLMVFLDFFFQEHDVKWVTFVEGSKMMEQFSGVANIELITAIMVGIGLGHLTQDFGVVLAFMYGVLLHSLLNMLDHFLSSDTVKSGIAGFIYLEVLDASFSFDGVIGAFALSSNIFIIMIGLGVGAMFVRSITLYFVEHKTLSQFRYLEHGAHYAIGILAIIMLMKITTHIDEAVTGTIGIGLISIAFLHSIWENRQANTEE; via the coding sequence ATGCGCTACTTTTATACTTCTTTTATTATTCTTGCTATCGGATTGATAGCGGGGTATTTTCTGGGGGGGTTCGAGGGCGTTTATATCGCCGCGTTATTGGTTGTACTGGAAATCTCGCTTTCGTTTGACAATGCCGTAGTAAATGCCAAAATATTGGAGACGATGGAACCGGTATGGCAGGAGCGGTTTATCCTTTTCGGTATGCCGATAGCGGTGTTCGGGATGAGACTTTTATTTCCGTTGGCAATTGTCTCGATTGTGACGGGAATGGGGCTTTTTGAGACCCTTCAGGTAGCCATGGATGAGCCTCACCGGTATGAAGCAATCCTTAAAACAACCGAAACGACCATTTTTGCCTTCGGGGGCGCATTTTTGCTCATGGTATTTTTGGATTTCTTTTTCCAGGAACATGATGTCAAATGGGTCACCTTTGTAGAGGGTTCCAAGATGATGGAGCAGTTTTCCGGAGTAGCGAACATCGAGCTGATTACCGCAATTATGGTTGGAATCGGGTTAGGTCATCTTACGCAAGACTTCGGAGTCGTATTGGCCTTTATGTACGGGGTTTTGCTCCACTCGCTCCTCAATATGCTCGATCACTTCCTCTCTTCCGATACGGTCAAAAGCGGGATCGCCGGGTTTATCTATTTGGAAGTATTGGATGCGAGTTTCAGTTTCGACGGTGTGATCGGGGCGTTTGCCCTTAGCAGCAATATTTTTATCATTATGATCGGGCTAGGAGTCGGAGCGATGTTCGTTCGGAGCATTACCCTCTATTTTGTCGAGCATAAAACCCTTTCACAATTCCGCTATCTCGAACACGGCGCCCATTACGCGATCGGGATTTTGGCCATTATTATGCTGATGAAAATCACTACTCATATTGACGAAGCGGTGACAGGTACGATCGGTATCGGATTGATCTCAATTGCCTTTTTACATTCGATTTGGGAAAACAGACAGGCGAATACAGAAGAGTAA
- a CDS encoding diguanylate cyclase, producing MKIVHSSKRIISLLLALISLITLIFLYMGHLQHILVLETIVENEKDIGGKIYTNTFKLVTEHYESVANSLLLNDDITNAFEKRDRKKLLALTEPIYKQLVAQNPYLKIMHFHTPKSVSFLRVHQPDKFGDDLSSFRYIVNNVNAQKKKQTGLEVGRYGINYRVVVPVFNHQGKHLGSFEFGIDIDYIFNIFHKDYGLENILFVNKEVFKIIHGNNKKLKYKSFSDKYYVLEPSDNSISNIITPSDLAKNYFFVKYKGMENLVFTVTEMKSVTGEEIGEIVFVKNMNAYDSQITFLRNISVALGLSLVFLSFYLLRKIFHHYTHAIDTYQSQLEIKNRTLSKLSNIDHLTKAHNRRSIERVLSKELNRAKRYEKPLSIIMIDLDNFKHVNDIHGHNAGDTVLKNTAKIIQGMIRESDYFGRWGGEEFVLIVTETPIEKAAIVAEQIRKAINTHDFSEPSTVTCSIGMAQMRTGDNATEVVAKADSALYQAKNSGKNKVVLYKEKGE from the coding sequence GTGAAAATTGTCCATTCATCGAAACGTATCATATCCCTATTATTGGCACTGATCAGTTTGATAACTTTGATTTTTTTGTATATGGGGCATCTACAGCACATACTGGTTTTGGAAACGATTGTAGAAAATGAGAAAGATATTGGCGGTAAAATTTATACGAATACTTTTAAATTGGTGACCGAACATTATGAATCGGTCGCAAACAGTCTTTTATTGAATGATGACATTACAAATGCTTTTGAGAAACGCGATCGGAAGAAACTGTTAGCCTTGACGGAACCGATTTATAAACAGCTCGTCGCTCAAAATCCCTATCTTAAAATTATGCATTTTCACACACCGAAAAGTGTGAGTTTTTTAAGGGTTCATCAGCCGGACAAATTCGGAGATGATTTGAGCAGTTTTCGATACATCGTCAATAATGTCAACGCACAAAAGAAAAAGCAAACCGGGCTGGAAGTGGGGCGCTATGGGATCAATTATCGGGTTGTCGTACCGGTTTTTAATCATCAGGGAAAACATTTAGGCTCATTTGAATTCGGCATCGACATCGATTATATTTTCAATATTTTCCATAAAGATTATGGGCTTGAAAATATTCTTTTCGTCAATAAAGAGGTATTCAAAATCATTCACGGAAATAATAAAAAATTGAAATATAAATCTTTTTCCGATAAATATTATGTTTTGGAACCTTCGGATAATTCGATCAGCAATATTATTACTCCGTCGGATCTTGCTAAAAACTACTTTTTTGTTAAATACAAAGGGATGGAAAATCTGGTCTTTACCGTAACGGAGATGAAAAGTGTTACGGGAGAAGAGATCGGGGAAATCGTGTTTGTCAAAAATATGAACGCGTATGATTCGCAGATTACTTTTTTACGAAATATCTCGGTCGCCTTGGGATTGTCACTTGTATTTTTATCGTTTTATCTACTGAGAAAAATCTTCCATCATTATACCCATGCGATTGATACGTATCAAAGTCAGTTGGAGATTAAGAACAGAACACTTTCCAAACTCAGCAATATAGACCATCTGACCAAAGCACATAATCGACGATCGATTGAAAGAGTCTTGAGTAAAGAACTAAATCGAGCCAAGCGTTACGAAAAACCTCTCTCCATCATCATGATAGATTTGGATAATTTTAAACATGTGAATGATATACATGGGCATAATGCAGGGGATACGGTATTAAAAAATACAGCAAAAATAATACAGGGGATGATTCGGGAATCTGACTATTTCGGTCGATGGGGCGGAGAAGAATTTGTGCTTATTGTTACCGAAACACCGATAGAAAAAGCCGCTATTGTTGCTGAACAAATCCGAAAAGCGATCAATACACATGATTTTTCCGAACCTTCCACGGTGACATGCAGTATCGGTATGGCACAAATGCGTACGGGTGATAATGCAACAGAAGTAGTCGCAAAAGCCGACAGTGCCTTGTATCAAGCAAAAAACAGCGGAAAAAACAAAGTGGTTTTGTATAAAGAGAAAGGAGAATAA
- the groL gene encoding chaperonin GroEL (60 kDa chaperone family; promotes refolding of misfolded polypeptides especially under stressful conditions; forms two stacked rings of heptamers to form a barrel-shaped 14mer; ends can be capped by GroES; misfolded proteins enter the barrel where they are refolded when GroES binds) translates to MAKEIHFSDDARNKLAAGVQKLTDAVKVTMGPRGRNVLIQKSYGAPTITKDGVSVAKEVELKDPLENMGAQLVREVASNTADEAGDGTTTATILANAIFKEGLRNITAGANPIEIKRGMDKATEAILAELKAASRVINDKKEIAQVATISANSDERIGAMIAEAMDKVGRDGVITVEEAKGINDELDVVEGMQFDRGYLSPYFITNSEKMTVELDHPFILLFDQKISNLKDLLPVLEQVQKSSRPLLIIAEDVEGEALATLVVNKLRGVLNITAVKAPGFGDRRKAMLQDIAVLTRAQVISEEIGRTLDSATVADLGQASRVVISKDNTTIVDGAGEKAMVEMRIKEIRTQIEATTSEYDKEKLQERLAKLSGGVAVIKVGAATETEMKEKKDRVDDALSATKAAVEEGIVIGGGAALIRAAAKITHDLSGDQKIGWEIILRAIKAPVKQIAENAGYDAGVVVNTIANATNENIGFNAATGEYVDMYEAGIIDPLKVERVALTNATSVSSMLLTTEATIHEIKEDKPSMPDMSGMGGGMPGMM, encoded by the coding sequence ATGGCAAAAGAGATCCATTTTTCAGACGACGCACGTAACAAACTCGCCGCAGGTGTCCAAAAACTTACCGACGCTGTTAAAGTAACAATGGGGCCGCGCGGGCGCAATGTTCTTATCCAAAAAAGCTACGGCGCACCGACCATCACAAAAGACGGTGTATCGGTTGCTAAAGAGGTCGAACTCAAAGACCCTCTTGAAAACATGGGAGCGCAACTTGTTCGTGAAGTAGCTTCCAATACTGCGGACGAAGCGGGAGACGGTACTACTACTGCAACCATCCTTGCCAACGCGATTTTCAAAGAAGGGCTTCGCAACATTACTGCGGGTGCCAATCCGATCGAAATCAAACGCGGTATGGACAAAGCGACGGAAGCGATTTTGGCAGAGCTAAAAGCGGCGTCACGCGTTATCAATGATAAAAAAGAGATCGCTCAAGTTGCAACCATCTCGGCAAACTCCGATGAGCGCATCGGTGCAATGATCGCAGAAGCGATGGATAAAGTAGGCCGTGACGGTGTTATCACCGTAGAAGAAGCAAAAGGGATCAACGATGAGCTCGACGTTGTAGAAGGTATGCAATTCGACCGCGGTTACCTCAGCCCGTATTTCATCACAAATTCTGAGAAAATGACCGTAGAGTTGGATCATCCGTTTATCCTCCTTTTCGATCAAAAAATCTCAAACCTCAAAGACCTTCTTCCGGTATTGGAACAAGTTCAAAAAAGCTCACGCCCGCTTCTCATCATCGCTGAAGACGTCGAAGGCGAAGCGTTAGCAACATTGGTTGTCAACAAACTACGCGGCGTACTCAACATCACTGCGGTAAAAGCTCCGGGATTCGGTGATCGTCGTAAAGCAATGCTCCAAGACATCGCGGTATTAACTCGTGCACAAGTTATTTCTGAAGAGATCGGACGTACGCTCGACAGCGCAACCGTAGCAGACCTCGGTCAAGCGTCACGCGTTGTTATCAGCAAAGACAACACGACCATCGTAGACGGTGCAGGTGAAAAAGCAATGGTTGAAATGCGTATCAAAGAGATCCGTACTCAAATCGAAGCAACAACCAGCGAATACGATAAAGAAAAACTCCAAGAGCGTCTTGCGAAACTTTCAGGCGGTGTTGCGGTTATCAAAGTCGGAGCGGCGACCGAAACCGAAATGAAAGAGAAAAAAGACCGTGTAGACGATGCTCTCTCAGCAACCAAAGCAGCAGTTGAAGAAGGTATCGTTATCGGAGGCGGTGCGGCATTGATCCGTGCGGCGGCAAAAATTACTCACGATCTTAGCGGAGATCAAAAAATCGGTTGGGAAATCATCCTCCGTGCGATCAAAGCACCGGTCAAACAAATCGCTGAAAATGCGGGATACGATGCGGGTGTTGTCGTCAACACAATCGCGAATGCGACCAACGAAAACATCGGATTCAACGCAGCTACCGGCGAATACGTCGATATGTACGAAGCGGGAATCATCGATCCGCTCAAAGTTGAGCGCGTTGCATTGACCAATGCAACATCGGTATCGAGTATGCTTCTAACAACGGAAGCAACGATCCATGAAATCAAAGAAGACAAACCATCTATGCCGGACATGAGCGGCATGGGCGGCGGTATGCCGGGTATGATGTAA
- the groES gene encoding co-chaperone GroES, translated as MNFQPLGKRVLVQRLEEATKTASGIIIPDNAKEKPSQGTVLAVSTEVENVSTGDTVVFGKYAGSELTLDGKSYLVIETDDLLGIIK; from the coding sequence ATGAACTTTCAACCGCTTGGAAAACGAGTCTTGGTTCAACGTCTTGAAGAGGCAACCAAAACCGCTTCAGGGATTATTATCCCTGACAATGCAAAAGAGAAACCTTCACAAGGTACTGTCCTTGCTGTGAGCACAGAGGTAGAAAACGTTTCTACGGGAGACACTGTTGTATTCGGTAAATATGCCGGCAGTGAACTCACTCTTGACGGAAAATCGTATTTGGTCATCGAAACAGATGATTTACTCGGAATTATCAAATAA
- a CDS encoding phosphoethanolamine transferase yields MKKKIQTEFYTNKSYFYFGTLIALLSMLPQLFFSPNSVHSTYLLITLVLLIMIPKFSKILLSIFIIFINLSNILIGHIALHWGYALADIKPRIEVAFLSPIYETREYMTHYIDYRDYILVFYTFFVLYLLFKFIRHFTHSYKVFRIIGLGVFVSILLSVTFYINPVREFEPFSVPCEVCSVMDDKKKIDQIMQKREEYISHLKILKANKKHQIYDKVIVVMGESANKNHMSLYGYKFPTTPFLDSLRQSRDLYVFNAIAPTNQTRYSLPIDLTEANVHYYENRYYHSCSILTNFKANDYETYWISNQGRVGKNDSSISSMAYEANLSFFANLNYLEAKTDEVLLDYLNKLRTNPGKEMYLVHIMGSHSDYVNRYNTETALFKNAKNIVEEYDNSIHYSDYILSQIFERFKHERLLLIYLSDHGENINLENNGHGFLPPFKDEYTVPFVIYSNVKNPRLDEIYRDNKKGYFNLENFNYIVQYLSGITNHKNLSFSHDVMAVEPSNIFNFDELDFYN; encoded by the coding sequence GTGAAAAAAAAGATTCAAACAGAGTTTTATACCAATAAATCGTATTTTTATTTCGGTACATTGATCGCTTTGCTGAGTATGTTGCCACAGTTATTCTTTTCTCCAAATTCGGTTCATTCTACTTATTTGCTCATTACGCTCGTTTTGTTGATCATGATCCCGAAGTTCAGCAAGATACTCTTGTCTATTTTTATCATCTTTATCAATCTCAGCAACATACTGATCGGCCATATCGCCCTTCATTGGGGGTATGCATTAGCGGATATCAAACCTCGTATCGAAGTTGCTTTTTTATCTCCGATTTATGAAACCAGAGAATATATGACGCACTATATAGACTACAGGGACTATATCCTCGTTTTCTATACTTTTTTTGTTTTGTATCTTTTATTCAAATTTATACGACATTTCACCCACTCTTACAAAGTTTTTAGAATTATAGGGCTGGGGGTCTTTGTATCGATACTTTTGTCGGTTACTTTTTACATTAATCCGGTCAGGGAATTCGAACCTTTCAGCGTTCCGTGTGAAGTGTGCAGTGTGATGGACGATAAAAAGAAAATTGATCAGATTATGCAAAAAAGAGAAGAATACATAAGTCATCTCAAAATACTCAAAGCCAATAAAAAACATCAGATTTACGACAAAGTGATAGTCGTCATGGGTGAAAGTGCCAATAAAAACCATATGTCACTTTATGGTTATAAATTTCCGACAACTCCCTTTTTGGATTCGCTCCGACAATCTCGTGATCTGTACGTCTTTAATGCTATTGCACCTACGAATCAGACGCGATATTCACTCCCCATCGATTTAACCGAAGCGAATGTGCACTATTATGAGAACCGGTATTATCACTCATGCTCTATACTGACAAATTTCAAAGCCAATGATTATGAAACGTATTGGATTTCCAATCAGGGGCGGGTGGGGAAAAACGATTCATCGATCTCATCAATGGCATATGAAGCGAATTTGTCATTTTTTGCCAATCTGAATTATTTGGAAGCTAAAACCGATGAGGTTCTCTTGGATTATCTGAATAAACTGCGAACAAATCCGGGAAAAGAGATGTATCTCGTACATATCATGGGATCGCATTCGGATTATGTAAACCGATATAACACAGAGACTGCTTTGTTTAAAAATGCAAAGAATATTGTGGAAGAGTACGATAACAGCATCCACTATAGCGACTACATTTTAAGTCAAATTTTTGAGCGATTCAAACATGAAAGATTGCTGCTCATCTATCTATCGGATCATGGAGAAAATATCAATCTTGAAAACAACGGGCATGGTTTTTTGCCGCCGTTTAAAGATGAATATACCGTCCCCTTTGTCATTTACAGCAATGTTAAAAATCCGAGATTAGACGAAATTTATCGGGATAACAAAAAAGGGTATTTCAATTTGGAAAATTTTAACTATATCGTTCAATATCTCAGTGGGATCACCAATCATAAAAATTTATCATTCTCGCATGACGTTATGGCTGTCGAACCAAGCAATATATTCAATTTCGATGAATTGGATTTTTATAATTAA
- a CDS encoding CZB domain-containing protein, giving the protein MTQKAIIVGLHDAKKAHLRWISRVEDLVGNALSDSPLIESSATECVLGKWLISEFKSLDRNSKIYTSFATVDTLHKELHDLYLDILALKSGKGQNKMMFGIQKIVLWWHPILSVSSQIKKKYHLLKDKSEELFAALDVLEGAISMHGAQIFKYTGKVASNAMGPGS; this is encoded by the coding sequence ATGACACAAAAAGCAATTATAGTCGGATTGCATGACGCAAAAAAAGCACATCTTAGATGGATCAGCAGGGTTGAAGATCTGGTCGGAAACGCTCTGTCCGATTCGCCGCTAATCGAATCATCCGCAACAGAATGCGTACTTGGAAAATGGCTTATAAGTGAATTCAAATCACTCGATCGTAATTCCAAAATTTATACTTCATTTGCAACGGTCGATACACTCCATAAAGAACTGCATGATTTATATTTGGACATTCTTGCATTGAAATCCGGCAAGGGGCAAAATAAAATGATGTTCGGTATCCAAAAAATCGTTTTGTGGTGGCATCCGATCTTATCCGTTTCTTCTCAAATCAAAAAGAAATATCATCTGTTAAAGGACAAATCAGAGGAATTGTTTGCAGCACTTGATGTTCTGGAGGGGGCTATCAGTATGCATGGAGCGCAGATATTCAAATATACTGGGAAAGTGGCTTCTAATGCAATGGGGCCAGGATCGTAA